From the genome of Leguminivora glycinivorella isolate SPB_JAAS2020 chromosome Z, LegGlyc_1.1, whole genome shotgun sequence, one region includes:
- the LOC125241947 gene encoding protein tramtrack, beta isoform-like isoform X1, with protein MASQRFCLRWNNHQSNMLSVFDQLLHAETFTDVTLAVDGQLLKAHKMVLSACSPYFQALFVNHQEKHPIVILKDVPYSDMKSLLDFMYRGEVSVDQERLTAFLKVAESLRIKGLTEVNEEKCDIPALTNSLIQQQQQTSASAHTPPPQLHRIHPYMQQKRPASGMPSGGAPPNLLMPLLGNALMQPKRKRGRPRKLSGSSSDALTTAASPPGEFIPESAAHAASNRPGDQLIRGSPEMLEVKMSMEGFSAEDGATSGGEELLIDEGEDAHSTDAQLAGKDSESADPEKASKGELHQNNNSTNGPTLSIENGSIKQEPAAAADATDGYNDPIEYKYTPDRSRDNSNSRDDPIKDADDKNRLGRNLKPKNSKKLLPQMSKIRARNLFNQLSGLSNLNPALNSFEKFAPETVLMPALATQLFAAELEQNSLSLTNNEVADLAQTNWEHRIFPSPIRKNNMPNLGNYHEETNESVRDYCIKEGENVFRCKICSRVYTHISNFCRHYVTSHKKDVKVFPCPICFKEFTRKDNMIAHLKIIHKNQSNANEQMAKQES; from the exons ATGGCTTCACAAAGATTCTGCTTGAGGTGGAATAACCACCAGTCGAATATGCTGTCTGTATTTGACCAGCTACTTCACGCTGAGACCTTCACCGACGTTACTCTAGCAGTAGACGGCCAGCTACTAAAAGCCCACAAAATGGTACTATCAGCTTGTAGTCCGTACTTTCAGGCTCTTTTCGTCAACCACCAGGAAAAACATCCCATTGTCATTTTAAAAGACGTTCCTTATTCAGATATGAAGAGTTTATTAGATTTCATGTACCGAGGGGAAGTGAGCGTCGACCAAGAGCGATTGACGGCATTCTTAAAAGTAGCTGAAAGTTTGAGAATAAAAGGACTCACGGAAGTGAACGAAGAAAAATGTGATATTCCGGCTCTTACAAATTCTTTAATTCAACAACAGCAACAAACTTCTGCCTCCGCCCACACCCCTCCACCACAGCTTCACCGAATACATCCCTACATGCAACAAAAGAGACCAGCTTCGGGCATGCCAAGCGGCGGAGCACCCCCAAATTTATTAATGCCTTTGCTCGGAAATGCTCTAATGCAGCCTAAAAGAAAAAGAGGCAGGCCGAGAAAACTAAGCGGGAGTTCGAGTGACGCCCTGACGACCGCAGCGAGTCCGCCGGGAGAGTTCATACCCGAGTCGGCCGCCCACGCCGCCTCCAACAGGCCCGGTGACCAGCTGATCAGAGGGTCCCCGGAGATGCTGGAGGTGAAGATGTCGATGGAGGGGTTCAGCGCCGAGGACGGCGCGACGTCGGGCGGCGAGGAGCTGCTCATCGACGAGGGCGAGGACGCGCACTCCACAGACGCGCAGCTGGCCGGCAAGGACTCCGAGTCTGCAG ATCCCGAAAAAGCGTCAAAAGGGGAATTACACCAGAATAATAATTCCACAAACGGGCCGACCCTCTCTATCGAAAACGGATCCATAAAGCAGGAGCCCGCGGCCGCGGCCGACGCCACCGACGGCTACAACGACCCTATCGAGTACAAGTACACCCCCGACCGCAGCCGCGACAACTCCAACTCGAGGGACGACCCCATCAAAGACGCGGACGACAAGAACCGACTGGGCAGAAATCTAAAGCCAAAGAATAGTAAAAAACTACTACCCCAAATGTCAAAAATTAGAGCCCGAAACTTGTTCAACCAGCTCTCTGGCCTTTCTAACCTGAACCCCGCTCTCAACAGTTTCGAGAAGTTCGCACCAGAAACCGTGCTCATGCCGGCTCTCGCCACGCAGCTGTTCGCCGCCGAGCTGGAGCAGAACAGCCTGAGCCTCACCAACAACGAGGTGGCTGACCTCGCGCAAACCAACTGGGAGCATCGCATATTCCCTTCTCCTATAAGGAAAAATAATATGCCCAACTTGGGCAACTATCACGAGGAGACCAACGAATCCGTCAGAGATTACTGCATCAAAGAAGGGGAAAACGTTTTCAGATGCAAAATTTGCTCTCGAGTTTATACTCACATTAGTAATTTCTGTCGGCATTACGTCACTTCTCACAAGAAGGACGTCAAAGTTTTTCCATGCCCTATTTGCTTCAAAGAGTTTACTAGAAAAGATAATATGATTGCGCATctaaaaataattcataaaaaCCAATCGAACGCAAACGAGCAAATGGCTAAACAGGAGTCGTAG
- the LOC125241947 gene encoding protein tramtrack, alpha isoform-like isoform X2 produces the protein MASQRFCLRWNNHQSNMLSVFDQLLHAETFTDVTLAVDGQLLKAHKMVLSACSPYFQALFVNHQEKHPIVILKDVPYSDMKSLLDFMYRGEVSVDQERLTAFLKVAESLRIKGLTEVNEEKCDIPALTNSLIQQQQQTSASAHTPPPQLHRIHPYMQQKRPASGMPSGGAPPNLLMPLLGNALMQPKRKRGRPRKLSGSSSDALTTAASPPGEFIPESAAHAASNRPGDQLIRGSPEMLEVKMSMEGFSAEDGATSGGEELLIDEGEDAHSTDAQLAGKDSESAGRASPDSENKDARYVHSPTNDGHSKIRVNPATQAASTSGDGAYAESLNNNQARPAVRRRIRRRANSASNDPAEQLTEMSVRGLNLFRYASVNEGVYQCTECAKENIQKTFKNKYSFQRHAFLYHEGQQRKVFPCPVCCKEFSRPDKMKNHMKTTHDCYVPKDCVYPPNAYFMLPGMEAQLPPGIKLEALGGAPHSSPDPAQV, from the exons ATGGCTTCACAAAGATTCTGCTTGAGGTGGAATAACCACCAGTCGAATATGCTGTCTGTATTTGACCAGCTACTTCACGCTGAGACCTTCACCGACGTTACTCTAGCAGTAGACGGCCAGCTACTAAAAGCCCACAAAATGGTACTATCAGCTTGTAGTCCGTACTTTCAGGCTCTTTTCGTCAACCACCAGGAAAAACATCCCATTGTCATTTTAAAAGACGTTCCTTATTCAGATATGAAGAGTTTATTAGATTTCATGTACCGAGGGGAAGTGAGCGTCGACCAAGAGCGATTGACGGCATTCTTAAAAGTAGCTGAAAGTTTGAGAATAAAAGGACTCACGGAAGTGAACGAAGAAAAATGTGATATTCCGGCTCTTACAAATTCTTTAATTCAACAACAGCAACAAACTTCTGCCTCCGCCCACACCCCTCCACCACAGCTTCACCGAATACATCCCTACATGCAACAAAAGAGACCAGCTTCGGGCATGCCAAGCGGCGGAGCACCCCCAAATTTATTAATGCCTTTGCTCGGAAATGCTCTAATGCAGCCTAAAAGAAAAAGAGGCAGGCCGAGAAAACTAAGCGGGAGTTCGAGTGACGCCCTGACGACCGCAGCGAGTCCGCCGGGAGAGTTCATACCCGAGTCGGCCGCCCACGCCGCCTCCAACAGGCCCGGTGACCAGCTGATCAGAGGGTCCCCGGAGATGCTGGAGGTGAAGATGTCGATGGAGGGGTTCAGCGCCGAGGACGGCGCGACGTCGGGCGGCGAGGAGCTGCTCATCGACGAGGGCGAGGACGCGCACTCCACAGACGCGCAGCTGGCCGGCAAGGACTCCGAGTCTGCAG GACGGGCGTCACCAGATTCCGAAAATAAAGATGCAAGGTATGTCCATTCCCCGACAAACGACGGGCACAGCAAGATCCGCGTGAACCCGGCCACGCAGGCGGCGTCGACGTCAGGCGACGGCGCGTACGCCGAGTCGCTCAACAACAACCAGGCGCGGCCCGCCGTGCGCCGCCGCATCCGCCGCCGCGCCAACTCCGCCTCCAACGACCCCGCCGAGCAACTCACCGAGATGTCCGTTCGAGGACTCAATCTCTTTAGATACGCCTCCGTAAACGAAGGAGTCTACCAATGCACCGAATGTGCCAAGGAGAACATACAGAAAACTTTCAAAAATAAGTATTCATTCCAGAGGCACGCTTTCCTTTACCACGAAGGGCAGCAGAGAAAAGTGTTTCCGTGTCCTGTTTGTTGCAAAGAGTTCTCTAGGCCGGATAAGATGAAAAACCATATGAAGACTACCCACGACTGTTACGTGCCAAAAGACTGCGTGTATCCGCCGAATGCGTACTTCATGTTGCCGGGGATGGAGGCGCAGCTGCCGCCCGGTATCAAGCTGGAGGCGCTGGGCGGCGCGCCGCACTCGTCGCCCGACCCCGCGCAGGTCTGA
- the LOC125241947 gene encoding protein tramtrack, beta isoform-like isoform X3, whose product MQQKRPASGMPSGGAPPNLLMPLLGNALMQPKRKRGRPRKLSGSSSDALTTAASPPGEFIPESAAHAASNRPGDQLIRGSPEMLEVKMSMEGFSAEDGATSGGEELLIDEGEDAHSTDAQLAGKDSESADPEKASKGELHQNNNSTNGPTLSIENGSIKQEPAAAADATDGYNDPIEYKYTPDRSRDNSNSRDDPIKDADDKNRLGRNLKPKNSKKLLPQMSKIRARNLFNQLSGLSNLNPALNSFEKFAPETVLMPALATQLFAAELEQNSLSLTNNEVADLAQTNWEHRIFPSPIRKNNMPNLGNYHEETNESVRDYCIKEGENVFRCKICSRVYTHISNFCRHYVTSHKKDVKVFPCPICFKEFTRKDNMIAHLKIIHKNQSNANEQMAKQES is encoded by the exons ATGCAACAAAAGAGACCAGCTTCGGGCATGCCAAGCGGCGGAGCACCCCCAAATTTATTAATGCCTTTGCTCGGAAATGCTCTAATGCAGCCTAAAAGAAAAAGAGGCAGGCCGAGAAAACTAAGCGGGAGTTCGAGTGACGCCCTGACGACCGCAGCGAGTCCGCCGGGAGAGTTCATACCCGAGTCGGCCGCCCACGCCGCCTCCAACAGGCCCGGTGACCAGCTGATCAGAGGGTCCCCGGAGATGCTGGAGGTGAAGATGTCGATGGAGGGGTTCAGCGCCGAGGACGGCGCGACGTCGGGCGGCGAGGAGCTGCTCATCGACGAGGGCGAGGACGCGCACTCCACAGACGCGCAGCTGGCCGGCAAGGACTCCGAGTCTGCAG ATCCCGAAAAAGCGTCAAAAGGGGAATTACACCAGAATAATAATTCCACAAACGGGCCGACCCTCTCTATCGAAAACGGATCCATAAAGCAGGAGCCCGCGGCCGCGGCCGACGCCACCGACGGCTACAACGACCCTATCGAGTACAAGTACACCCCCGACCGCAGCCGCGACAACTCCAACTCGAGGGACGACCCCATCAAAGACGCGGACGACAAGAACCGACTGGGCAGAAATCTAAAGCCAAAGAATAGTAAAAAACTACTACCCCAAATGTCAAAAATTAGAGCCCGAAACTTGTTCAACCAGCTCTCTGGCCTTTCTAACCTGAACCCCGCTCTCAACAGTTTCGAGAAGTTCGCACCAGAAACCGTGCTCATGCCGGCTCTCGCCACGCAGCTGTTCGCCGCCGAGCTGGAGCAGAACAGCCTGAGCCTCACCAACAACGAGGTGGCTGACCTCGCGCAAACCAACTGGGAGCATCGCATATTCCCTTCTCCTATAAGGAAAAATAATATGCCCAACTTGGGCAACTATCACGAGGAGACCAACGAATCCGTCAGAGATTACTGCATCAAAGAAGGGGAAAACGTTTTCAGATGCAAAATTTGCTCTCGAGTTTATACTCACATTAGTAATTTCTGTCGGCATTACGTCACTTCTCACAAGAAGGACGTCAAAGTTTTTCCATGCCCTATTTGCTTCAAAGAGTTTACTAGAAAAGATAATATGATTGCGCATctaaaaataattcataaaaaCCAATCGAACGCAAACGAGCAAATGGCTAAACAGGAGTCGTAG
- the LOC125241801 gene encoding uncharacterized protein LOC125241801: MSRSSGRCSSVRLRPDGGSSTDGIPADLRVSKRSPGGERRPHAESPSSRVPKCDEGTACSYTPDSDFQFSCDENGDSNGTPPVITLEVMSDCSTIELCPDGNSSDALSSAPDPDSQDHGLHFLTIKKCQSEDISDNENSEDKDQEANENSKTRNELLEYVTRNDGSVVCKLCGEILQSRTHWYRHKYKRHVIQPLNPAPLFQCEQCLVFFKSRKGYIGHLSSRHSEILTEPSPVISGTVSEVVEKLSLCPVVVKREPEAEPAPQAPAKQAATKTETKKSNKVNKDNRNKEDWEEKRYREEKLVAEIIDRVKRECEAQGGNGGARRGYTRRTTVMHT; encoded by the exons ATGTCACGGTCATCAGGACGTTGTTCATCTGTGCGGTTAAGGCCTGATGGTGGCTCAAGCACCGACGGGATACCAGCCGACTTAAGGGTTAGCAAACGCAGCCCAGGCGGAGAGCGACGGCCACACGCAGAGTCGCCGTCGAGCAGGGTACCCAAATGCGATGAAGGCACTGCGTGCAGCTACACCCCTGATTCCG ATTTCCAGTTTAGCTGCGATGAGAACGGCGACAGCAATGGCACGCCGCCGGTAATAACTCTAGAGGTGATGTCAGATTGCTCCACCATCGAGCTTTGTCCCGACGGGAACTCCAGTGATGCGCTCTCCAGCGCGCCCGATCCCGACTCGCAAGATCACGGTCTTCACTTCCTAACCATCAAAAAGTGTCAATCTGAAGACATTTCTGACAATGAGAACTCGGAGGACAAAGACCAAGAGGCGAATGAGAACTCCAAGACAAGAAACGAGCTGTTGGAGTACGTGACGAGGAACGACGGCAGCGTGGTGTGCAAGCTGTGTGGCGAGATCCTGCAGAGTCGGACGCATTGGTACAGGCACAAATATAAACGGCATGTCATCCAACCGTTGAACCCAGCGCCACTCTTCCAATGTGAACAGTGTCTCGTGTTCTTTAAAAGTAGAAAAG GCTACATTGGGCACCTGTCAAGCAGACATAGTGAGATCCTGACCGAGCCAAGTCCTGTAATATCCGGAACTGTATCAGAAGTAGTTGAGAAGCTGTCGCTGTGCCCCGTGGTGGTGAAACGCGAGCCGGAGGCCGAGCCTGCCCCGCAAGCCCCTGCAAAACAAGCTGCGACTAAAACTGAAACAAAGAAATCAAATAAGGTTAACAAAG ACAATCGAAATAAAGAAGATTGGGAAGAGAAGCGGTATAGAGAGGAGAAGTTAGTGGCAGAGATCATAGACCGCGTGAAGAGAGAATGTGAAGCGCAGGGCGGCAACGGGGGCGCGCGGCGCGGCTACACGCGGCGCACCACCGTCATGCACACGTAG